In Rickettsiales bacterium, a genomic segment contains:
- a CDS encoding sigma-70 family RNA polymerase sigma factor, with amino-acid sequence MQAWQDKDDTTLLEHLQQGSHHAFNTLVERHTMRFFRLAYRYVSQKEAAEDVTQRAFLKLWEKPSRWDASKGVKFTTWFSRIIINQSLDMQKKRTPLLLADGFEVADESGNQERGLIDAQQKVQLEHAIRQLPARQQTALNLCFYEEHSNGHAAEVMQVSVGAVESLLMRAKANLRLKLEEYEARMQA; translated from the coding sequence ATGCAAGCATGGCAGGATAAAGATGATACTACGCTGTTGGAGCACCTTCAGCAGGGTAGTCATCATGCCTTTAACACGCTGGTAGAGCGTCATACGATGCGCTTCTTCCGACTGGCCTACCGTTATGTCTCGCAAAAGGAAGCGGCGGAGGATGTCACGCAGCGGGCGTTCCTGAAGCTATGGGAGAAGCCCTCGCGGTGGGATGCCAGCAAAGGCGTGAAATTTACGACTTGGTTTAGCCGTATCATTATTAACCAAAGCCTCGATATGCAAAAAAAGCGAACGCCATTGTTGCTAGCCGATGGTTTTGAAGTGGCAGATGAGAGCGGTAATCAAGAGCGCGGGTTGATCGATGCGCAACAGAAGGTGCAGTTAGAACACGCGATACGCCAACTGCCTGCACGTCAGCAAACTGCGTTGAATCTATGCTTTTATGAAGAGCATAGTAACGGGCACGCGGCTGAAGTTATGCAGGTGAGTGTGGGCGCGGTGGAATCTCTCCTCATGCGCGCCAAAGCCAACCTAAGGCTAAAACTGGAAGAATATGAAGCGAGGATGCAAGCATGA
- the thiL gene encoding thiamine-phosphate kinase translates to MSEFDWIARYFAPLASNEGLGLRDDAALFKSTAGKELVITSDAITAGIHFFADDAPASIAQKLLRVNLSDLAAKGAEPRGYLLSLLLPFDTPESWVEGFVTGLASDQIRFGIALWGGDTSQIKGPITASVTAIGEVKTGQMLRRSGAQIGDVLYMTGGLGNAALGLKIRKGELEANDYLLDRYLHPRPQVELGQRLVGIATAAMDISDGLVQDAGHLAIASDVALAINVNQLTFSRETRDILNEKPELFELCLSGGDDYELLFTAPLAAKDMLISLSERTEITITAIGTVGQGSGVTVLGEDGRPLELVNMGWQHF, encoded by the coding sequence GTGAGTGAATTTGATTGGATAGCCCGTTATTTTGCGCCGCTCGCCTCAAATGAGGGGCTGGGCTTGCGCGATGATGCGGCGCTGTTTAAGTCAACCGCCGGCAAAGAATTGGTCATCACGAGCGATGCTATTACGGCGGGAATCCATTTTTTTGCAGATGATGCGCCGGCCTCTATCGCGCAAAAATTGCTACGGGTGAATCTGTCTGACCTCGCGGCAAAAGGTGCTGAACCTCGTGGATACCTGCTCTCACTGTTGTTACCATTCGATACGCCCGAAAGCTGGGTGGAAGGCTTTGTGACCGGTTTGGCGAGCGATCAAATACGTTTTGGAATTGCGCTTTGGGGGGGGGATACAAGCCAGATAAAGGGGCCTATCACAGCCTCCGTCACCGCGATTGGCGAAGTGAAAACAGGCCAAATGCTCCGCCGTAGCGGCGCGCAAATTGGTGATGTTCTCTATATGACGGGGGGCTTAGGCAATGCGGCCCTAGGTCTAAAAATCCGTAAAGGCGAGCTGGAAGCGAATGATTATCTGCTAGATCGTTATCTCCATCCGCGTCCGCAGGTTGAATTGGGGCAGCGGCTTGTTGGCATCGCGACGGCGGCTATGGATATCTCAGATGGTTTGGTTCAAGATGCAGGACATCTGGCCATAGCGTCGGATGTGGCGTTGGCTATTAACGTGAACCAACTTACTTTCTCGCGAGAAACACGCGATATTTTGAATGAAAAACCAGAACTGTTTGAACTTTGTTTGAGTGGGGGCGATGATTACGAATTGCTCTTTACGGCACCACTGGCAGCTAAAGACATGCTGATTTCTCTCTCGGAAAGAACCGAAATAACGATTACGGCAATTGGCACTGTCGGTCAGGGAAGCGGCGTTACGGTTCTAGGTGAGGATGGAAGACCATTAGAGTTGGTTAATATGGGGTGGCAGCATTTTTAA
- a CDS encoding L-threonylcarbamoyladenylate synthase, protein MIEQALKLLRQGGLVAVPTDTVYGVICDASNPKAVEKMYAMKARPTGQPFQVLVNSMEMAESLAQLNESATNITQKYWPGPLTLILPIQANKIIDYAVCGNRYTVGLRWPKHELISQLIDQLGSPLAASSVNMAGEMPRTTADAIREEFPHLHLIEGETGSAGSTIAELKENKLIMYREGVISEAQLTKLLS, encoded by the coding sequence ATGATTGAGCAAGCACTTAAACTCCTAAGACAGGGTGGGCTAGTCGCCGTCCCGACCGATACCGTTTACGGCGTCATCTGCGATGCCTCCAACCCGAAAGCCGTCGAGAAAATGTATGCGATGAAGGCTCGGCCTACAGGTCAGCCATTTCAGGTTCTGGTGAATTCGATGGAAATGGCCGAATCTCTGGCCCAACTTAACGAATCCGCCACTAATATTACGCAGAAATACTGGCCCGGGCCACTCACTTTGATCCTGCCTATCCAAGCGAACAAGATCATTGATTATGCTGTTTGCGGCAACCGTTACACCGTCGGCCTACGCTGGCCAAAACATGAGTTAATCTCGCAATTGATTGATCAACTTGGCAGTCCACTTGCGGCCAGCAGTGTAAATATGGCAGGCGAGATGCCCCGCACTACGGCTGACGCTATTCGCGAGGAATTCCCTCACTTGCACCTCATAGAGGGCGAAACTGGCAGCGCTGGCTCTACCATCGCCGAGCTAAAGGAAAATAAGCTGATTATGTACCGTGAAGGCGTGATCAGCGAAGCCCAACTAACGAAACTCCTCTCATGA
- the aspS gene encoding aspartate--tRNA ligase translates to MHQYRTHHCSEITKADIGSEVKLSGWVHRKRDHGGVFFIDLRDHYGMTQLVSSGDAQFEALSRVRNESVITITGEVVARSAEAVNKNLATGEIEVAIKEWDLESAPVTEQLPVQVNTDKEFPEDTRLTYRFLDLRREKLHSNIMLRSQVITSLRNRMVSQGFTEFQTPILTSSSPEGARDYLVPSRVHPGKFYALPQAPQIFKQLLMVSGFDKYFQIAPCFRDEDARADRSPGEFYQLDMEMSFATQEDVFSVIEPVMHGVFEEFGGTKKVTPAPFPRIPYDEAMMKYGSDKPDLRNPIELADATEIWRDSGFGIFTGIIEKGGHIRAIPAPKSSDKPRSFFDQTIAHAQAHGAKGLAYITFLEDGTLKSPIAKFLSEEKVAELKTLCGLENGDSVFFASGKVGEAAEVAGTVRNYLGAKLELINDDEFKFCWIVDFPYYEWNEDEKKIDFSHNPFSMPQGGLEALENAKTDEELLAIKAFQYDIVCNGVELSSGAIRNHRIDIMLKAFDIVGYDEKFVENKFGALYRAFQYGAPPHGGIAPGVDRMVMLLANEPNIREVIAFPMNQKAEDLLMGAPNTADDLQLRDLNILLSPSARKALEEKKTANVELPMADTA, encoded by the coding sequence ATGCATCAATATCGCACGCATCATTGCAGTGAAATAACGAAAGCTGATATCGGCTCGGAAGTTAAACTTTCAGGCTGGGTGCATCGCAAGCGCGATCATGGTGGCGTGTTCTTTATTGATCTGCGCGATCATTATGGCATGACGCAATTGGTGAGTTCGGGCGATGCGCAATTTGAGGCTTTGAGCCGTGTGCGTAACGAAAGTGTGATTACGATTACCGGTGAAGTTGTGGCGCGTAGCGCTGAGGCGGTGAATAAGAATCTCGCAACCGGTGAGATTGAAGTGGCGATTAAAGAGTGGGATTTAGAGTCCGCTCCTGTGACCGAGCAATTGCCGGTTCAAGTGAATACCGATAAGGAATTCCCCGAAGACACCCGCCTGACATACCGTTTCCTCGATTTACGTCGCGAGAAGTTGCATAGTAACATCATGCTGCGTTCACAGGTAATTACGAGCTTGCGTAACCGTATGGTGAGTCAAGGTTTTACCGAATTTCAAACACCGATTTTGACCAGCTCTTCGCCTGAAGGTGCGCGTGATTATTTGGTGCCAAGCCGTGTGCATCCGGGTAAATTCTACGCGCTTCCACAAGCGCCGCAAATTTTCAAACAGCTTTTGATGGTGTCAGGGTTTGATAAATATTTCCAAATCGCACCTTGTTTTCGTGATGAAGATGCGCGTGCGGATCGTTCTCCAGGTGAGTTCTACCAACTCGATATGGAAATGAGCTTCGCGACACAAGAAGATGTGTTTAGCGTGATTGAGCCCGTCATGCATGGCGTGTTTGAAGAGTTTGGCGGAACAAAGAAAGTCACTCCAGCGCCATTTCCACGCATTCCTTACGACGAAGCGATGATGAAATATGGTTCTGATAAGCCGGATCTTCGTAACCCGATTGAACTGGCCGATGCAACCGAAATCTGGCGTGATTCAGGTTTTGGTATCTTTACAGGTATCATCGAAAAGGGTGGTCATATCCGAGCGATTCCTGCGCCGAAGAGTTCTGACAAGCCGCGTAGCTTCTTTGATCAAACGATTGCTCATGCACAAGCGCATGGGGCGAAAGGCTTGGCTTATATTACCTTCCTAGAAGATGGGACATTGAAGTCTCCGATTGCGAAGTTTCTATCAGAAGAAAAAGTGGCTGAGCTGAAGACACTCTGTGGTTTAGAGAATGGCGATAGTGTGTTCTTCGCTTCCGGTAAGGTGGGTGAGGCGGCAGAGGTTGCTGGCACGGTTCGTAACTATCTGGGAGCGAAGCTTGAGTTGATTAATGACGACGAATTTAAATTCTGCTGGATCGTTGATTTCCCTTATTACGAATGGAATGAAGATGAGAAGAAAATTGATTTCTCGCATAACCCCTTCTCAATGCCTCAAGGTGGACTAGAAGCATTGGAAAATGCGAAAACCGATGAAGAGCTACTGGCAATTAAAGCATTCCAGTATGACATTGTTTGTAACGGTGTTGAGCTTTCTTCAGGTGCGATTCGTAACCACCGTATTGATATCATGCTCAAAGCGTTTGATATTGTGGGTTATGACGAGAAGTTTGTTGAGAATAAATTTGGTGCGCTTTACCGTGCTTTCCAGTATGGCGCTCCGCCACATGGAGGCATTGCCCCGGGTGTCGATCGTATGGTGATGCTATTGGCGAATGAGCCAAATATCCGTGAAGTGATTGCCTTCCCAATGAATCAAAAAGCGGAAGATTTACTCATGGGGGCGCCAAACACGGCGGACGATCTGCAATTGCGTGATCTGAATATCCTGCTCTCTCCATCAGCACGCAAAGCGCTTGAAGAGAAGAAAACGGCAAATGTTGAACTTCCTATGGCGGATACAGCGTAA
- the pdxH gene encoding pyridoxamine 5'-phosphate oxidase, with the protein MIEQHVPIDRIQQWLKDAADHPQIDEPTAITVATASKDGMPSVRTVLLKGFDKTGIVFYTNAQSQKGQELSINPQASILFYWMPLKRQIRISGNVTPVIGEEADAYFASRRRGSQIGAHASDQSAPLESFETLMTRTKALETEFNGAEVPRPEHWHGWRVALSQIEFWQEGDFRLHERELYTNKGSGWEHTLLNP; encoded by the coding sequence ATGATCGAACAACATGTTCCCATCGACAGAATCCAGCAATGGCTCAAAGATGCTGCCGACCATCCGCAGATTGACGAGCCAACCGCGATAACTGTCGCCACAGCAAGCAAAGATGGCATGCCATCGGTGCGCACCGTTCTGCTTAAGGGTTTCGATAAAACAGGCATCGTATTTTACACCAATGCTCAAAGCCAAAAAGGGCAAGAGCTTTCAATCAACCCGCAAGCATCCATCCTATTTTACTGGATGCCGCTGAAACGACAGATTCGCATCTCTGGCAATGTAACACCGGTGATTGGTGAAGAGGCAGATGCATATTTTGCAAGTCGTAGACGCGGTAGTCAAATTGGCGCCCACGCTTCCGACCAATCTGCACCACTCGAATCCTTCGAAACCCTAATGACCCGCACCAAAGCGCTTGAAACCGAGTTTAATGGCGCAGAGGTCCCTCGCCCTGAACACTGGCACGGCTGGCGCGTGGCGTTAAGCCAAATTGAATTCTGGCAAGAAGGCGATTTCCGCCTGCACGAGCGCGAACTCTACACCAATAAAGGCAGCGGCTGGGAACATACACTGCTGAATCCTTAA
- a CDS encoding periplasmic heavy metal sensor, with protein sequence MKKIFLTTAALVMISGAVMAAQSGDHKAKMQEALKAFPPEKAELVKATFKEMREERKANKDKHKAHRDAMKSLLTAPSFDKSAFLAKAKEMTQMHGSKKLVSAERIANLAEQLNQEEREALAEMMPKKGKGKRGAKRD encoded by the coding sequence ATGAAAAAAATATTTTTAACGACAGCGGCATTAGTGATGATCAGTGGCGCAGTGATGGCCGCACAGTCCGGCGATCATAAAGCGAAAATGCAAGAGGCGCTCAAAGCTTTCCCTCCTGAAAAGGCGGAGCTGGTCAAAGCAACTTTCAAAGAAATGCGTGAAGAACGTAAAGCCAATAAAGATAAGCATAAGGCACATCGTGATGCGATGAAATCTTTGCTGACGGCACCAAGTTTTGATAAGTCAGCCTTTCTCGCAAAAGCCAAAGAGATGACCCAGATGCATGGCAGTAAAAAATTGGTGAGTGCGGAACGTATCGCCAATTTAGCCGAGCAGCTCAATCAAGAAGAGCGCGAAGCTTTGGCTGAGATGATGCCCAAAAAAGGCAAAGGTAAGCGCGGAGCAAAGCGCGACTAA
- a CDS encoding helix-turn-helix transcriptional regulator, with amino-acid sequence MDKTKQFQKSLISALKAERASRGLSHEKIAEKAGISRQTLGKIESGKTNPTMLTMFKIVGAMDMTLEEFVGKMKV; translated from the coding sequence ATGGATAAAACGAAGCAGTTTCAAAAATCACTTATAAGCGCGTTAAAGGCTGAAAGGGCTTCGCGTGGGTTAAGTCATGAAAAGATAGCTGAAAAGGCTGGAATATCGCGTCAAACGCTTGGAAAGATTGAATCTGGTAAAACGAATCCAACTATGTTGACCATGTTTAAGATTGTGGGTGCGATGGATATGACGTTGGAAGAATTTGTTGGGAAAATGAAAGTATAA
- a CDS encoding methylated-DNA--[protein]-cysteine S-methyltransferase — translation MSQVARSIVTPVGVLFIVAEDGAIRYVLHEKANAGILVAMSAVEVPIDAPNEEGENATMLAEAEKQLNEYFAGTRTEFDLHLGQAGTLFQRRIWNAMSEVPFGETISYQELACEAGHPQAVRAAGTACGANPLPVIVPCHRITRADGSIGKFALGEDVKAALLKHENETQKAQQKMSA, via the coding sequence ATGAGTCAAGTTGCTAGAAGTATTGTCACTCCTGTGGGAGTTTTGTTCATTGTCGCTGAAGACGGCGCGATTCGTTACGTGCTGCACGAGAAAGCGAATGCTGGGATTTTAGTCGCCATGAGCGCGGTGGAAGTGCCGATAGATGCACCGAACGAAGAAGGCGAAAATGCCACCATGTTGGCTGAGGCCGAAAAGCAACTAAACGAATATTTCGCAGGGACTCGCACCGAGTTTGATTTGCATTTAGGTCAAGCAGGAACCTTGTTCCAGCGCCGTATCTGGAATGCGATGTCGGAAGTGCCTTTCGGCGAAACGATTAGCTATCAGGAACTTGCTTGCGAAGCGGGGCATCCGCAAGCGGTGCGTGCTGCTGGAACGGCCTGTGGTGCGAATCCATTGCCGGTTATTGTGCCCTGCCACCGTATTACACGCGCCGATGGTTCTATCGGCAAGTTCGCGCTGGGTGAGGATGTGAAAGCGGCGCTGTTGAAGCATGAAAATGAAACGCAAAAAGCGCAGCAAAAAATGAGTGCCTAA
- a CDS encoding transcription antitermination factor NusB, producing the protein MSDESIQRKNASRLVFVQALYGAHFDIPIKSAESWVSQYNEDLLSDADNPETEEERHSEEVFQMKTEVTPDMQFLRKLLRGWLEQKAAVEYELSMHLDGRKKRGFSRLSPLIQSVICAGMYELHHTNIKKPVVLKEYTDVASGFFDNPELGYINGMLQEMADSAKAPEVDLDVETSEGNSDAEVSLNQK; encoded by the coding sequence ATGAGCGATGAATCTATCCAGCGTAAAAACGCCTCCCGTCTTGTGTTTGTACAAGCACTTTATGGGGCGCATTTTGATATCCCTATTAAGTCAGCCGAAAGCTGGGTGAGTCAATATAACGAAGATCTACTCAGTGATGCGGATAATCCAGAAACGGAAGAAGAGCGTCATTCAGAAGAAGTGTTCCAAATGAAAACCGAAGTGACGCCAGATATGCAGTTTTTGCGTAAGTTGCTGCGCGGTTGGTTGGAGCAGAAAGCAGCCGTAGAGTATGAACTCTCGATGCATTTGGATGGTCGTAAGAAGCGTGGCTTTTCACGCCTTAGCCCCTTGATTCAGTCGGTGATTTGCGCCGGTATGTATGAGTTACATCATACGAACATAAAGAAACCAGTCGTGCTGAAGGAATATACTGATGTTGCCTCTGGTTTCTTCGATAATCCAGAGCTTGGCTATATTAACGGCATGCTGCAAGAGATGGCGGATTCAGCAAAAGCTCCTGAAGTTGATCTTGATGTCGAGACCTCTGAGGGTAATTCGGATGCGGAAGTTTCATTAAATCAAAAATAA